One window of the Shimwellia blattae DSM 4481 = NBRC 105725 genome contains the following:
- the marB gene encoding multiple antibiotic resistance regulatory protein MarB has product MRHLLCVVATAAVLVSGQVCADQPEDLTWQPPVRGGMLLPSVDSWRAVDLNATENRADKSDALGVPYYHQGTTR; this is encoded by the coding sequence ATGCGGCATCTGCTCTGTGTGGTGGCAACTGCGGCGGTACTGGTTTCCGGCCAGGTCTGCGCGGATCAGCCAGAAGATCTGACCTGGCAGCCCCCGGTACGTGGCGGAATGCTGCTGCCCTCCGTTGACAGCTGGCGCGCTGTTGATTTGAACGCCACGGAAAACCGGGCGGATAAATCCGACGCGCTGGGTGTGCCCTACTATCACCAGGGCACGACCCGCTAA
- the marA gene encoding MDR efflux pump AcrAB transcriptional activator MarA: MSRRNNDAVTVHCILDWIEDNLESPLSLDVVSQRSGYSKWHLQRMFKKETGHSLGQYIRNRKLTEIAMKLKDSNEPILYLAERYGFESQQTLTRTFKNYFSVPPHKYRITNMHGETKFLHPLNH; encoded by the coding sequence ATGTCCAGACGTAATAATGATGCCGTAACGGTGCATTGCATTTTAGACTGGATAGAGGACAACCTGGAATCACCACTTTCCCTTGATGTGGTGTCCCAGCGTTCCGGCTACTCTAAGTGGCACTTGCAACGGATGTTCAAAAAAGAGACAGGACACTCTCTGGGTCAGTATATTCGCAACCGCAAACTGACTGAAATTGCCATGAAGCTGAAAGACAGCAATGAGCCGATCCTTTATCTGGCAGAGCGCTACGGGTTTGAATCCCAGCAAACGCTGACCCGTACGTTTAAAAACTACTTTTCCGTACCGCCCCATAAATACCGCATAACCAATATGCACGGTGAGACGAAGTTTTTGCACCCCCTTAACCACTGA
- the marR gene encoding multiple antibiotic resistance transcriptional regulator MarR has translation MKHTRDLFNEMIPLGRLIVLVNQKKDRLLSEHLSSLDITASQFRVLCAVQCEESVSPRELSKILSVDLGALTRMLTRLACKGWLERLPNPADKRGVLLRLTPQGNAMCETCRNLVGPDLHQELTKNLTAQEVATLEYLMKKVIAEETQETR, from the coding sequence TTGAAACATACCCGAGACCTGTTCAACGAGATGATCCCGCTGGGCCGCCTGATTGTACTGGTTAACCAGAAAAAGGATCGCTTGCTGAGCGAGCACCTGTCATCGCTGGATATTACGGCGTCGCAGTTTCGGGTGTTATGTGCAGTTCAGTGTGAGGAGTCAGTCTCCCCCCGGGAGCTGAGTAAGATCCTGTCAGTAGATTTAGGCGCACTCACCCGCATGCTTACCCGTCTTGCCTGTAAAGGCTGGCTGGAACGATTGCCTAATCCCGCCGATAAACGGGGGGTTTTATTGCGTCTGACGCCGCAGGGTAACGCAATGTGTGAGACGTGCCGTAATTTAGTCGGCCCGGATCTGCACCAGGAATTAACCAAGAATCTAACGGCGCAGGAAGTGGCAACACTTGAATACCTGATGAAAAAGGTCATTGCCGAAGAAACACAAGAGACACGATAG
- a CDS encoding sugar transporter produces the protein MAPTPNPVSRKMAWLRVVTLAVAAFIFNTTEFVPVGLLSDIAASFQMATPQAGIMLTIYAWVVALTSLPFMLLTSQVERRRLLIAIFIVFIASHMLSWLAWNFVVLIISRIGIAFAHAIFWSITASLAIRMAPHGKRAQALSLIATGSALAMVLGLPLGRMIGQYFGWRDTFLIIGLVAFLTLLCVIKLLPPLPSEHSGSLKSLPVLFRRPALVSIYILTVVVVTAHYTAYSYIEPFVINIAGQSAGTATLLLLVLGGAGIIGSLIFSKLGNLHASGLVSTAIGLLTLCLLLLLPLSDSVTHMVVLCLFWGMAMMIISLCMQVKVLALAPDATDVAMALFSGIFNIGIGAGALVGNQISLHLSMAWIGYTGALPAVAALIWSVVIFRRWPAPAIEQSPAK, from the coding sequence ATGGCTCCGACTCCGAACCCTGTTTCCCGAAAAATGGCCTGGCTGCGGGTGGTTACCCTGGCCGTAGCCGCCTTTATTTTCAATACCACTGAGTTTGTCCCGGTGGGGCTGCTTTCAGATATTGCCGCCAGCTTTCAGATGGCGACCCCCCAGGCCGGGATCATGCTGACCATCTACGCCTGGGTGGTGGCGCTCACCTCGCTGCCGTTTATGTTGCTCACCAGCCAGGTAGAGCGCCGCCGGTTGCTGATCGCTATCTTTATTGTCTTTATTGCCAGCCATATGCTCTCCTGGCTGGCGTGGAATTTTGTGGTGCTGATTATCAGCCGTATCGGTATCGCCTTCGCCCACGCGATTTTCTGGTCGATAACCGCCTCTCTGGCTATCCGCATGGCCCCGCACGGTAAACGCGCCCAGGCCCTGAGCCTGATAGCCACCGGTAGCGCCCTGGCGATGGTGCTGGGGCTGCCCCTGGGGCGGATGATCGGCCAGTATTTTGGCTGGCGCGATACCTTTTTGATTATTGGCCTGGTGGCCTTTCTGACGCTGCTGTGCGTCATTAAACTGCTGCCTCCGTTGCCCAGCGAGCACTCCGGCTCACTCAAAAGCCTGCCGGTGCTGTTCCGCCGCCCGGCGCTGGTCAGTATCTATATTCTCACCGTGGTGGTGGTGACCGCCCATTACACCGCCTACAGCTATATTGAGCCGTTTGTGATTAATATTGCCGGTCAGAGCGCCGGCACCGCCACCCTGCTGCTGCTGGTGCTGGGCGGGGCCGGTATCATCGGCAGCCTGATTTTCAGTAAGCTCGGTAACCTGCACGCCTCGGGCCTGGTCAGCACCGCCATTGGCCTGCTGACCTTATGCCTGTTACTGCTGCTGCCGCTGAGTGACAGCGTCACTCACATGGTGGTGCTCTGCCTGTTCTGGGGAATGGCCATGATGATCATCAGCCTGTGTATGCAGGTAAAAGTGCTGGCCCTCGCCCCGGATGCGACCGACGTAGCCATGGCGCTGTTTTCCGGTATTTTTAATATTGGTATCGGCGCCGGGGCACTGGTGGGGAACCAGATAAGCCTGCACCTCTCTATGGCGTGGATTGGCTATACGGGCGCCCTTCCGGCTGTTGCGGCGCTGATCTGGTCGGTGGTGATTTTCCGCCGCTGGCCTGCCCCGGCCATAGAGCAGTCACCGGCAAAATAA
- the ptrR gene encoding putrescine utilization regulator PtrR — MDFTQLEMFTAVAETGSISAAARQVHRVPSNLTTRIRQLEEELGKDLFIRESQRLRLSPDGHNFLVYSRQILALAAEARRVLSGDETKGALTLGSLESTAAVRIPSILARFNQRYSGIQLDLATGSSGTMLEGVLEGTLGAAFVDGPVLHPALEGVPVFDEEMMLIAPASHAPVSRARDVSGASLYAFRSNCSYRRHFESWFLADQALPGKIHEMESYHGMLACVIAGAGLAMMPRSMLESMPGSHQVSAWPLAEPWRWLTTWLIWRRGARTPQLDALIELLPRDATQGSRQ; from the coding sequence ATGGACTTCACCCAGCTGGAGATGTTCACCGCCGTGGCGGAAACCGGCAGTATCAGCGCAGCCGCCCGCCAGGTACACCGGGTGCCCTCTAACCTGACCACCCGTATTCGCCAGCTGGAAGAGGAGCTGGGCAAGGATCTGTTTATCCGCGAGAGCCAGCGCCTGCGCCTCTCCCCGGACGGCCATAACTTTCTGGTCTACAGCCGCCAGATCCTCGCCCTGGCGGCGGAGGCCCGGCGGGTCCTCTCCGGGGATGAAACCAAAGGGGCCCTGACCCTGGGCTCCCTTGAGAGCACGGCGGCGGTGCGCATTCCGTCGATTCTGGCCCGTTTTAACCAGCGCTACAGCGGGATCCAGCTGGATCTGGCTACCGGCTCTTCCGGCACCATGCTGGAGGGGGTGCTGGAAGGCACCCTCGGTGCCGCCTTTGTGGACGGGCCGGTACTGCACCCGGCCCTGGAGGGGGTGCCGGTCTTTGATGAAGAGATGATGCTGATTGCCCCGGCCTCCCACGCGCCGGTGAGCCGGGCCCGGGATGTCAGCGGTGCCAGCCTGTATGCCTTTCGCTCCAACTGCTCTTACCGCCGCCATTTTGAGAGCTGGTTTCTGGCAGACCAGGCCCTGCCCGGTAAAATCCATGAAATGGAGTCCTACCACGGTATGCTCGCCTGTGTGATCGCCGGGGCCGGGCTGGCGATGATGCCGCGCAGTATGCTGGAGAGTATGCCCGGCAGCCACCAGGTCAGCGCCTGGCCCCTGGCGGAGCCCTGGCGCTGGCTGACCACCTGGCTTATCTGGCGGCGCGGCGCACGCACCCCGCAGCTGGACGCCCTGATTGAGCTGTTACCCCGGGACGCCACACAGGGCTCCCGGCAGTAA
- a CDS encoding aldehyde dehydrogenase family protein, with protein sequence MTWTPDTHAISTSPIDGTVVAAYPWFTPAQVDAALAANHKAWQGWRGQTVARRAACLVALAEQLDQNKEQIAQLMTREMGKPIRQARAEVDKSAGLCRWYAEHGPAMLAGQPTQVPDNKATTEFRPLGPILAVMPWNFPLWQVLRGAVPMLLAGNSYVLKHAPNVMGSAQLIETLARAAGFPAGLLVSVNATVEGVSQMISDPRIAAVAVTGSVRAGAAIGAQAGAALKKCVLELGGSDAFIVLNDADLDGAVAAAVAGRFQNSGQVCAAAKRFIVEQGVIGEFTRRFVAATQALKCGDPRDEGNDVGPMARYDLRDELHAQVQSTLAQGATLLLGGEKIAGPGNYYAPTVLGDVTPEMTAFRQELFGPVAAICVANSPEHALEIANDSDFGLSATIYSADEARALDMAARLECGGVFINGYSASDPRVAFGGVKKSGFGRELSHFGLYEFCNIQTVWRDRH encoded by the coding sequence ATGACCTGGACACCCGATACACATGCTATTTCCACCAGCCCCATCGACGGCACCGTTGTGGCGGCGTACCCCTGGTTCACCCCGGCCCAGGTCGATGCGGCGTTAGCCGCTAACCACAAGGCCTGGCAGGGCTGGCGCGGCCAGACGGTTGCCCGGCGCGCGGCTTGTCTGGTGGCGCTTGCAGAACAACTGGATCAGAACAAAGAGCAGATAGCCCAACTGATGACCCGCGAAATGGGCAAACCCATTCGCCAGGCCCGGGCGGAAGTGGATAAAAGCGCCGGGTTGTGCCGCTGGTATGCTGAGCACGGCCCGGCAATGCTGGCCGGGCAGCCGACTCAGGTGCCGGACAACAAAGCCACCACCGAATTTCGCCCGCTGGGGCCCATTCTTGCGGTGATGCCGTGGAACTTCCCCCTGTGGCAGGTACTGCGCGGTGCTGTACCCATGCTGCTGGCCGGAAACAGCTATGTGCTCAAACATGCCCCGAATGTGATGGGCAGCGCCCAGTTGATTGAGACCCTGGCCCGGGCCGCCGGTTTCCCCGCCGGGCTGCTGGTGTCGGTGAATGCCACCGTTGAGGGGGTCAGCCAGATGATTAGCGACCCGCGTATTGCCGCTGTCGCGGTTACCGGCAGTGTCCGCGCCGGTGCGGCCATTGGCGCCCAGGCCGGTGCCGCCCTGAAAAAATGCGTGCTGGAACTTGGCGGATCGGATGCCTTTATTGTGCTTAACGATGCGGATCTCGATGGGGCCGTTGCCGCAGCCGTTGCCGGGCGCTTTCAGAACAGCGGCCAGGTGTGCGCGGCGGCCAAGCGGTTTATTGTGGAGCAGGGGGTGATTGGCGAGTTCACCCGCCGTTTTGTGGCCGCCACCCAGGCGCTGAAATGCGGCGACCCGCGCGACGAGGGCAATGACGTCGGCCCGATGGCGCGCTACGACTTACGCGACGAGCTGCACGCCCAGGTACAGTCCACCCTGGCCCAGGGGGCAACCCTGCTGCTGGGGGGCGAAAAAATCGCCGGGCCGGGCAACTACTATGCCCCGACGGTGCTGGGTGATGTCACCCCGGAAATGACCGCCTTTCGCCAGGAGCTGTTCGGGCCGGTGGCGGCAATCTGCGTGGCAAACAGCCCGGAGCACGCCCTGGAGATTGCCAATGACAGCGATTTTGGCCTCAGCGCCACTATTTATAGTGCCGATGAAGCCCGGGCGCTGGATATGGCCGCGCGCCTGGAGTGCGGCGGGGTCTTTATTAATGGTTACAGCGCAAGCGACCCGCGGGTGGCGTTTGGCGGCGTGAAGAAGAGCGGCTTTGGTCGCGAGCTGTCGCACTTTGGCCTGTATGAGTTCTGTAATATTCAGACCGTCTGGCGCGACCGGCACTAA
- the glsB gene encoding glutaminase B yields MAKVLTDALLASILERVRPLTAQGQVADYIPALACVPAEKLGIAISTVDGQHFQAGDAGERFTIQSISKVLSLVLAMGLYEEHEIWQRVGKDPSGQPFNSLLQLELEKGKPRNPFINAGALVVCDMLQSRLSAPRQRMLEVVRQLAGAPDLHYNTLVARSEFDHSDRNAAIAYLMRSFGNFHNDVIPVLKNYFHYCALEMNCVELARCFLFLANQGRAAHLPDGLISAQHTRQINALMVTSGMYQSSGEFAWRVGMPGKSGVGGGIIAIVPHEMSIAVWSPGLDEAGNSLAGTAALEILAREMGRSIF; encoded by the coding sequence GTGGCAAAGGTATTAACAGACGCATTACTGGCATCCATTCTTGAGCGGGTACGCCCGCTGACCGCGCAGGGGCAGGTGGCGGACTATATTCCCGCTCTGGCCTGCGTTCCTGCTGAAAAACTGGGGATTGCCATCAGCACCGTAGACGGCCAGCACTTTCAGGCGGGTGACGCCGGGGAGCGCTTTACTATTCAGTCCATCTCCAAGGTGCTGAGCCTGGTCCTGGCGATGGGCCTGTATGAAGAGCATGAGATCTGGCAGCGGGTGGGGAAAGATCCCTCCGGGCAGCCGTTTAACTCACTGCTGCAGCTGGAGCTGGAAAAAGGCAAACCCCGCAACCCGTTTATCAACGCCGGGGCGCTGGTGGTGTGCGATATGCTGCAGTCCCGCCTGAGTGCCCCGCGCCAGCGCATGCTGGAAGTGGTGCGCCAGCTGGCCGGTGCGCCGGATCTGCACTACAACACCCTTGTTGCCCGCTCAGAGTTCGACCACTCAGATCGTAATGCGGCCATCGCGTATCTGATGCGCTCATTCGGCAATTTCCATAATGATGTGATCCCGGTGCTGAAGAACTATTTCCACTACTGCGCCCTGGAGATGAACTGTGTGGAGCTGGCGCGCTGTTTTCTGTTTCTGGCTAATCAGGGGCGGGCGGCTCACCTGCCTGATGGCCTGATTTCGGCACAGCATACCCGCCAGATCAACGCCCTGATGGTAACCAGCGGCATGTATCAGAGTTCGGGCGAGTTCGCCTGGCGGGTCGGGATGCCGGGCAAATCCGGCGTTGGCGGGGGGATTATCGCGATTGTGCCCCACGAAATGAGCATTGCCGTATGGAGCCCGGGCCTGGATGAGGCCGGTAACTCCCTGGCGGGAACGGCGGCGCTGGAGATCCTCGCCCGGGAGATGGGGCGCTCGATTTTCTGA
- a CDS encoding DUF4186 domain-containing protein, translating to MTPNTEQLFRRLQQSRFRSRFHLGASERQYCLDKGAETIQRHAADFIARRLAPQEPANDGKQTPMRGHPVFIAQHATATCCRGCLAKWHGIPAGVPLSQEQQAYVVGVIFQWLVREMNG from the coding sequence ATGACACCGAATACCGAACAGCTATTCCGGCGGCTGCAACAGTCCCGCTTTCGCAGCCGCTTTCACCTTGGCGCCAGCGAGCGCCAGTATTGTCTGGACAAAGGCGCAGAGACTATCCAGCGCCACGCGGCTGATTTTATCGCCCGGCGCCTGGCCCCGCAGGAGCCTGCGAACGACGGTAAACAAACCCCGATGCGCGGCCACCCGGTGTTTATTGCCCAGCACGCCACGGCGACCTGCTGTCGCGGCTGCCTGGCGAAGTGGCACGGGATCCCGGCCGGGGTGCCCCTGAGCCAGGAGCAGCAGGCCTATGTGGTGGGGGTGATTTTCCAGTGGCTGGTGCGGGAGATGAATGGCTGA